AAGAGCCAGCTTTTCTATTCGTGAAAAATCCCAATTTCTTTCGAAGAGTATTGTGGTTTGGTGATATTGGATTTGCCGAAGCCTATATGAATGGTGAATTTGAAACAAATGACCTGTACCGTTTGTTAGAGTGGTTTCTCGATAATGCTGACTCAATACCTATCTTTGTTTTATCAAATGCTAAGAACTCACTTATTAATATCTTTGAAATTTTTAATTTTGTTCTCCATAAATTTAGAAAAAATACTTTAAAAAAATCAAAAGAAAATATTGCTTATCATTATGATTTGTCTAATGAATTCTATCAATTGATGTTAGATGAGACTTTGACTTATTCAAGTGGTATTTATTTTCCAAACGATACAAAAAATTTAACCAGTGCACAAATATCAAAATATGAGAAAATATGTAGAAAGCTCAACCTCAAACCCTATATGCATATTTTAGAAATAGGATCGGGTTGGGGTGGTTTTGCTAAATACGTAGCAGAAAACTATCATTGTTATGTAGATACGATTACTATTTCTGAAAAGCAATATATGTTCGTAAAAGAGTTAATTGAAAGAAATTCTCTTTCTGATAGAATACGTGTTTATTTTCTGGACTATCGTTTATTAGATCCAAAAAAATTTGGTCTGTATGATCGAGTAGTTTCAATCGAAATGGCGGAGGCTGTCGGATACGAGTACTTTCCAGAATACTTCAAAACAATAGAGAAAATGCTTAAGTCCGATGGCTTAGCATTAATACAATATATTAATTATCCTGAGTATGCGTATAAAAAATATTTAAAAACAACGGACTTTATACAAAAATATATCTTCCCTGGTGGGCAGTTACTTTCACATTACGAAGTTTTAAAAGCTCTTCAAGAAACTAAGCTTTGTATGTATGATTTAGAAAGTTTTGGCTTAAGCTATGCTGAAACTTTAAAGTCTTGGAGGAATAATTTCCTGAATAACTTAGAAAAAATCAAAGCTTTAGGGTTTGATGATAAATTCATTCGAATGTGGTTGTATTACTTGATTTATTGTGAAGTAGGTTTCCGAAAAAGATATGTTAATGTAAGTCAGATTCTTCTATCAAGACCTATGAACAAAGATCTTATCGATGGTGTTTATTTCTAAATTAGGCTTTGGTCTTTTGATATTTATGATTATTTCTAATCCCGTCTTATCACAAGTGAAGAAAAGAGAATTCTTTGGTTATGCTTTTGATTTGAAAACCAATCAATTTCTATACAAAGAAAGATATATCGTAACCTATGAAAATCAAAGATTGACAACTATCGTTGTGATCTATACAGATATCCAGAATCAAGTAATTGGAAAAAAAGTATCTAATTACCAAAGATATCCCACTATACCTTTGTTCCAACTAGAGTACTACAGAAATGGTTACACAGAAGGTTCATTGTACGAGGACAATGGATTTCGGGTTTTTTATCAAGACAAAGGACAACCCAAGAAAGTTTCTAAACTCTTTCCCTTTGATAGAAACATTTCATTAGACTCTGGATTACATCCTAAGATACAAATGCATTTTGATGATCTATTAAAAGGGAAATCAATCAAGTTGAATTTTGCTGTCCCTTCTCAATTGGATAT
The sequence above is a segment of the Leptospiraceae bacterium genome. Coding sequences within it:
- a CDS encoding cyclopropane-fatty-acyl-phospholipid synthase family protein; amino-acid sequence: MNLLKTMVQNEYKIIEPKTISQKFFYHTLKYAKNGELHVVLNDNERFVFGEKNEKEPAFLFVKNPNFFRRVLWFGDIGFAEAYMNGEFETNDLYRLLEWFLDNADSIPIFVLSNAKNSLINIFEIFNFVLHKFRKNTLKKSKENIAYHYDLSNEFYQLMLDETLTYSSGIYFPNDTKNLTSAQISKYEKICRKLNLKPYMHILEIGSGWGGFAKYVAENYHCYVDTITISEKQYMFVKELIERNSLSDRIRVYFLDYRLLDPKKFGLYDRVVSIEMAEAVGYEYFPEYFKTIEKMLKSDGLALIQYINYPEYAYKKYLKTTDFIQKYIFPGGQLLSHYEVLKALQETKLCMYDLESFGLSYAETLKSWRNNFLNNLEKIKALGFDDKFIRMWLYYLIYCEVGFRKRYVNVSQILLSRPMNKDLIDGVYF